From Dethiobacter alkaliphilus AHT 1, one genomic window encodes:
- a CDS encoding 4Fe-4S double cluster binding domain-containing protein, with product MKDIIELEIKRFVNNSEHNRLTATDKPYFIEPLIGYADALDPLFTDYKEIIGDFHLTPAEFFAAEFGVSSFAAGTVISWILPINREIIESNRLHSRYPSREWAHTRYFGEMFNNKLREHLQKFFSSKGFRAVAPSISKEWSRVHSERTGLASTWSERHAAYACGLGTFSLNDALITEKGIAHRCGSIIVEAKLAPTPRVYQGPYEYCLYCTSKKCGACIKRCPAGAITEKGHDKEKCFNYTRNEVYPVYNKEYGVGISGCGLCQTKVPCEQKIP from the coding sequence ATGAAGGATATTATCGAGCTGGAGATAAAACGCTTTGTAAACAATAGTGAGCATAATCGGCTGACTGCCACTGATAAGCCATATTTTATTGAGCCTTTGATAGGTTATGCAGATGCCCTTGATCCATTGTTTACAGACTATAAGGAGATAATAGGAGACTTTCATTTAACTCCTGCGGAGTTTTTTGCTGCAGAGTTTGGTGTGAGCAGTTTTGCTGCAGGAACAGTAATCAGCTGGATACTTCCTATCAACAGAGAGATAATCGAGAGTAATCGATTACATTCTCGTTATCCTTCCAGAGAGTGGGCACATACCCGCTATTTCGGGGAAATGTTTAATAATAAGTTGCGGGAGCATCTACAGAAGTTTTTTAGCAGCAAAGGATTCCGTGCCGTGGCACCGTCCATTAGTAAAGAGTGGAGTAGGGTTCACTCTGAAAGAACAGGGCTTGCCTCTACCTGGTCGGAACGCCACGCAGCCTATGCCTGTGGCTTGGGAACATTTAGCTTAAACGATGCTTTAATCACAGAAAAGGGGATTGCCCACCGCTGCGGCAGCATTATAGTAGAGGCTAAGCTAGCACCTACCCCAAGGGTATATCAGGGTCCTTATGAATATTGTCTGTACTGTACTTCAAAAAAGTGTGGAGCCTGTATAAAACGCTGCCCTGCCGGTGCTATAACAGAAAAGGGCCACGACAAAGAAAAGTGTTTTAACTACACACGAAATGAAGTTTACCCTGTCTATAACAAAGAATATGGTGTGGGAATCTCCGGCTGCGGTTTATGCCAGACAAAGGTGCCCTGTGAGCAAAAGATTCCATAG
- a CDS encoding GNAT family N-acetyltransferase, with the protein MKIRLEKFNPEKHDKQMVATLIYDADIEFNTLVYGKREKAVQCITRLLSMENNYFAHPYVECVMDEEEIAGVVVSFHGQDKKAIDQVSGKAFCQVFGLWSFLKKIPTFIKMGKIVSNNIDEDGYYIHSLCVRDSYRSRGIGTQIINELAKKHTKLYLDVNIHNTQAIKFYQKTGFNIESENIMQHKNRKMGTFQVKKALA; encoded by the coding sequence ATGAAAATCAGACTGGAAAAGTTTAATCCTGAAAAACATGATAAGCAGATGGTGGCTACTCTCATTTACGATGCTGATATCGAATTTAATACTCTGGTATACGGTAAAAGAGAAAAAGCAGTCCAATGCATTACCAGGCTGCTGAGCATGGAAAATAATTATTTTGCACATCCTTACGTAGAGTGCGTAATGGATGAAGAAGAAATTGCCGGAGTGGTTGTCAGCTTCCATGGCCAAGATAAAAAGGCTATTGACCAAGTTTCCGGAAAAGCTTTTTGTCAGGTATTCGGCCTTTGGTCATTTTTAAAAAAGATCCCCACCTTTATCAAAATGGGCAAAATTGTATCCAATAACATTGATGAAGACGGGTATTACATTCATAGCCTATGCGTCCGTGACTCATATCGCAGCCGGGGAATTGGTACCCAAATCATTAATGAGTTGGCAAAAAAACATACTAAACTCTATCTGGATGTTAACATCCATAATACTCAAGCAATTAAGTTCTATCAAAAAACAGGTTTTAACATCGAGTCGGAAAATATCATGCAGCACAAAAACAGAAAAATGGGTACTTTTCAAGTAAAAAAAGCTTTAGCATAA
- the metA gene encoding homoserine O-acetyltransferase MetA, giving the protein MPIKIPNDLPAAETLNSENIFVMSETRAVAQDIRPLRIAILNLMPTKISTETQLLRLIGNTPLQVEAYFVHPKTHCPKNTPQEHMTSFYKTFDEIKHERFDGLIITGAPIEEMEFEEVTYWEELKEIMEWSLHNVFSTFHICWGAQAGLYYHYGIKKHPLKEKMFGVFPHTITKPNTMLLRGFDDVFNVPHSRYTTVHREDIEKVSEIDILAESQEAGVYLMKTDQGRQIFVTGHSEYDPHTLKAEYDRDIAKGLDIKVPQNYFPNDDPDKPPIVTWRGHANLLYSNWLNYFVYQETPFDLNQLKKSQAKRQS; this is encoded by the coding sequence ATGCCTATTAAAATTCCAAATGATTTGCCGGCGGCGGAGACGTTAAACAGTGAGAATATCTTTGTCATGTCTGAGACCAGGGCGGTTGCTCAGGATATCCGGCCGTTACGAATAGCCATTCTAAACCTCATGCCCACAAAGATTTCTACGGAGACACAGCTGCTGCGCCTGATTGGGAACACGCCCTTGCAGGTGGAAGCGTATTTTGTTCATCCCAAAACCCATTGTCCGAAAAATACTCCGCAGGAGCATATGACCAGTTTTTATAAAACCTTTGATGAAATTAAGCACGAGAGGTTTGACGGGTTGATAATTACCGGTGCTCCCATTGAGGAGATGGAGTTTGAAGAGGTTACTTATTGGGAAGAGCTCAAAGAAATTATGGAGTGGAGCCTGCATAATGTATTTTCCACATTCCATATTTGTTGGGGCGCCCAGGCCGGATTATATTATCATTATGGTATTAAGAAGCACCCTTTAAAAGAAAAAATGTTCGGTGTTTTTCCGCATACTATAACCAAACCAAACACCATGCTGCTTAGGGGATTTGATGATGTTTTCAACGTGCCCCACTCCCGCTACACTACAGTGCACCGGGAAGATATCGAAAAAGTAAGCGAAATTGATATTCTGGCCGAATCACAAGAGGCAGGAGTTTACTTGATGAAGACAGACCAGGGCAGGCAGATTTTTGTCACCGGTCATTCCGAGTATGATCCGCATACCCTTAAGGCCGAGTATGACAGAGACATTGCCAAAGGGCTGGATATCAAGGTGCCCCAAAACTATTTCCCCAATGATGATCCGGACAAGCCCCCTATTGTTACCTGGCGCGGGCATGCCAATTTGTTGTATTCCAACTGGCTAAATTATTTTGTCTATCAGGAAACACCGTTTGACCTAAACCAATTAAAAAAGAGCCAGGCAAAAAGGCAGAGCTAA
- a CDS encoding glutamine--tRNA ligase/YqeY domain fusion protein, which yields MSNETEVQTNFIHNLIKKDVEEGKNNGSVHTRFPPEPNGYLHIGHAKAVLLNYNLAKTFNGKFNVRFDDTNPIKEEQEFVDSILEDLRWLGVDWEDRLFFTSDSFEIKYEFAQKLIKAGRAYVCDLDPEQIREYRGTLTEPGKNSPYRDRSAEENLDLFERMRQGEFPNGSKVLRAKIDMSSGNLNMRDPVIYRILHAHHHRTGDKWCIYPMYDFDHPFTDSLEGITHSLCSIEYSDHRPLYDWIVDNALELMPEVMKSRSQQTEFARLNMTYTVMSKRKLRRLVEENHVEGWDDPRMPTIAGLRRRGITPAAIADFQERVGVARADSTVDLAMFEHCIREDLGEKAHRMMAVLDPLKVVITNWPEDKAEMLELENMPGDENAGTRQVPFGREIYIEQEDFMEEPPKKFHRLAPGKEVRLKGAYVILCEEVIKDADGKVVELRCTYDPQTKSGQDTSGKKVKGVIHWVSAKHAEKITVRMYDNLFTKENPEDEENGDFLNNINPDSLITLTDVPAEPAIAEAPAGSRFQFMRKGYFYLDHVDAAKGNIIYNRIVGLRDTWAKKNK from the coding sequence ATGTCAAACGAAACTGAAGTTCAAACCAACTTTATCCATAACCTCATCAAAAAAGATGTGGAAGAGGGAAAAAACAACGGGTCGGTACATACCCGGTTTCCGCCGGAGCCAAACGGTTACCTGCATATTGGACATGCCAAGGCTGTTTTATTAAATTACAATCTGGCGAAAACTTTTAACGGCAAATTTAATGTACGCTTCGATGATACCAATCCCATCAAAGAAGAGCAGGAGTTTGTGGACTCCATTCTGGAAGACCTCCGCTGGCTGGGGGTGGATTGGGAAGACCGTCTGTTCTTTACCTCCGACTCCTTTGAAATCAAGTATGAGTTTGCGCAAAAACTAATTAAAGCGGGCCGGGCTTACGTCTGCGACTTGGACCCGGAACAAATCAGGGAATACAGAGGAACCCTGACAGAACCGGGCAAAAACAGTCCGTACCGTGACCGCTCCGCGGAGGAAAACCTGGATCTTTTTGAACGGATGCGCCAGGGTGAATTCCCCAACGGCTCCAAGGTACTGCGGGCCAAAATAGATATGTCTTCCGGCAATCTGAACATGCGGGATCCGGTAATTTACCGCATACTCCATGCCCATCACCACCGCACCGGAGATAAATGGTGTATCTACCCCATGTATGATTTTGACCATCCTTTTACCGATTCACTGGAGGGCATCACCCACTCCCTCTGCTCCATTGAGTACAGCGATCACCGGCCGCTCTATGACTGGATTGTGGACAACGCGCTGGAGCTGATGCCGGAAGTAATGAAGAGCCGCTCTCAGCAAACCGAGTTTGCCCGGCTGAATATGACCTACACCGTGATGAGTAAGCGAAAACTGCGTCGCTTGGTGGAAGAGAATCATGTGGAGGGCTGGGATGATCCCAGAATGCCCACCATTGCCGGTTTACGTAGGCGGGGCATTACACCTGCGGCCATTGCCGACTTTCAGGAACGGGTTGGCGTGGCCAGAGCTGACAGCACAGTGGATTTGGCTATGTTTGAGCACTGTATCAGGGAAGATTTGGGCGAAAAAGCCCATCGTATGATGGCGGTTTTAGACCCTCTAAAAGTGGTGATCACTAACTGGCCGGAGGATAAAGCGGAAATGCTGGAACTGGAAAATATGCCGGGCGACGAAAATGCCGGTACACGCCAGGTTCCCTTTGGCCGGGAAATCTATATTGAACAGGAAGACTTCATGGAAGAGCCGCCCAAGAAGTTTCACAGGTTGGCTCCCGGCAAAGAAGTACGCCTGAAAGGCGCGTACGTGATTCTCTGTGAAGAAGTAATAAAGGACGCCGACGGCAAGGTTGTTGAGCTGCGCTGTACTTATGACCCGCAGACCAAAAGCGGGCAGGACACCAGCGGTAAAAAAGTAAAGGGCGTTATCCATTGGGTGTCGGCAAAGCACGCCGAAAAAATTACTGTGCGTATGTACGATAATCTGTTTACCAAAGAGAATCCCGAGGATGAAGAAAACGGTGATTTCTTAAACAATATAAATCCCGATTCACTGATTACCCTCACCGATGTACCGGCAGAACCGGCCATTGCCGAAGCACCGGCGGGGAGCCGTTTTCAGTTTATGCGCAAAGGTTACTTCTACCTGGATCATGTGGATGCAGCCAAAGGTAACATCATTTACAACCGTATCGTAGGCCTAAGGGACACCTGGGCCAAGAAAAATAAATAA